Proteins encoded within one genomic window of Dyadobacter chenhuakuii:
- a CDS encoding RNA polymerase sigma factor: protein MKFFLSKKFSNLTSLVKACQKQDPGAQTAFYERYKGRLTGVCQRYARTKMEAEDIFQEAFIKIFNNIQDLKDPESVDSWVKVTVVRTAINYYHRTTKQQDLNGSIHNMDIQLESDDYEKIVDQLNVEDLLAIINELPDKYRTIINLHLIDGYTHAEIGELLSIPDATSRSQFMRGRNLLLKKLELKGIVHHENY from the coding sequence ATGAAGTTTTTTCTCTCAAAGAAATTCAGTAACCTGACCTCCTTGGTGAAAGCTTGTCAAAAGCAGGATCCGGGTGCGCAGACTGCATTCTATGAGCGATACAAAGGCCGGTTAACGGGTGTTTGCCAGCGTTATGCGAGGACAAAAATGGAAGCAGAAGATATTTTTCAGGAAGCATTTATCAAGATTTTCAATAACATTCAGGATTTGAAAGACCCGGAATCTGTGGATAGCTGGGTTAAAGTAACGGTCGTCAGGACGGCGATTAACTATTATCATCGCACCACGAAGCAACAGGACCTCAATGGTTCTATTCACAATATGGATATTCAGTTGGAATCCGACGATTATGAAAAAATTGTTGACCAGTTGAATGTAGAAGATTTGCTGGCTATCATCAACGAGCTGCCCGACAAATACAGGACCATTATAAACCTGCACCTGATCGACGGCTATACACATGCTGAAATTGGCGAATTACTCTCCATTCCCGACGCGACTTCACGGTCACAGTTTATGAGGGGGCGTAATTTGCTGTTAAAAAAATTAGAACTTAAAGGGATCGTGCATCATGAAAACTACTGA
- a CDS encoding error-prone DNA polymerase: MCYTELQVTTNFSFLRGGSHPEELVQQALLFGYKKIAITDRNSLAGIVRGHAAAKGKDIRIIPACRLDLLDGPSLLAYPTTQQGYAQLSSLLTEGNLRAEKGQCHLYKVDVFRHAGEIKFIVVPPAALNSHFDFEPDFKQALKEYKRAFGKDVYIAAARSYQGDDTKKLHQISQLAHQLDIPMVATNDVYYHNPVRRELQDILTCIREKCTIHNAGFKLYQNGERFLKPIDEMQRLFRQYPDAIQRTQEIADACQFSLNELKYVYPEEITSSGNSVMIELETLTWKGARERFGDCIPQKVEDAIAYEMKFVEEMDYAPYFLTVYDIVRFAREQKILCQGRGSAANSTICYCLGITSVDPLEIDLLFERFISSARNEPPDIDVDFEHERREEVIQYIYKKYGRDRAGIVATVTQMHQRGAIRDVAKAMGMSLDAINRLANSIWEFTDEWFEGKRVAEQGFNPNDPHLLKILDLTRQYVGFPRQLGQHTGGFVITQGKLSDLCPIMNARMVDRTCIEWNKDDIDTLGFLKIDVLALGMLTCIRKAFDLAKKHYDKDYTLANIPQKDEGVYDMICKADTIGVFQIESRAQQSMLPRLKPRCFYDLVIEVAIVRPGPIQGDMVHPYLRRRNKEEEVIYPSKELEDILGKTLGVPLFQEQAMKIAIVAAGFTPSEADELRRSMATFKVKGMVTRFEKKLVAGMTARGYTEEFALRVFRQLEGFGSYGFPESHAASFALLVYVSCYLKCYYPDVFAAALLNSMPMGFYQPAQIIIDARKHDVEVRPVDINYSDWDNLLEEKIGVYCPIRLGFRQIKGMREEDIAALLTARQRPFTNIHALRHAGVSQAALEKLADADAFRSIGLDRRQALWEVSAMNDRPIGLFEGQPSESASEAAVNLPLMSASEHVVQDYASTSLSLKAHPVSFVREKLEMLNVFSTRKLDQIGNAMKVKVAGLVLVRQRPGTAGGVCFITIEDETGFANLVVFQGLFEKYRKEILYARLLMVEGKLQREGDVTHVIVSKCYDLSVLLKKLTAVEDEKPNILTLSRADEKDEYATMAVNKRTQVRKDVQTEIFPNGRNFR, from the coding sequence ATGTGCTACACGGAATTACAGGTGACGACTAATTTCAGCTTCCTTCGTGGTGGATCGCACCCGGAGGAATTGGTGCAGCAGGCATTGTTATTTGGATACAAAAAAATCGCGATCACGGATCGGAACAGCCTGGCTGGAATTGTCCGGGGCCATGCGGCTGCAAAAGGAAAGGACATTCGTATCATTCCGGCTTGCCGCCTGGATTTGCTGGATGGGCCCAGTTTGCTGGCTTATCCTACCACGCAACAAGGTTATGCCCAGCTTTCTTCTCTGTTAACCGAAGGCAACCTGAGGGCGGAAAAAGGTCAGTGTCATTTATACAAAGTAGATGTTTTTCGGCATGCAGGTGAAATCAAGTTTATAGTGGTTCCTCCTGCCGCTTTGAACAGTCATTTTGATTTTGAACCTGATTTCAAACAAGCATTAAAAGAATACAAAAGGGCTTTTGGCAAGGACGTTTACATTGCTGCGGCCCGCTCGTACCAGGGCGATGATACGAAGAAGCTGCACCAGATTTCGCAGCTGGCCCATCAGCTGGACATTCCTATGGTGGCCACCAATGATGTGTATTATCATAATCCGGTGCGAAGGGAATTGCAGGATATTCTTACCTGTATCCGTGAAAAATGCACGATTCACAACGCAGGATTTAAGCTTTATCAGAATGGGGAAAGGTTCCTGAAACCGATTGATGAAATGCAGCGGCTGTTCAGGCAATATCCGGATGCGATCCAGCGCACACAGGAGATTGCGGACGCCTGCCAGTTTTCGCTGAATGAACTCAAATATGTTTATCCTGAGGAAATTACGAGCTCCGGAAATTCGGTAATGATCGAGCTGGAAACGCTAACCTGGAAAGGGGCCAGGGAGCGTTTTGGCGATTGTATTCCTCAAAAAGTTGAAGATGCGATTGCATATGAAATGAAATTCGTTGAGGAAATGGATTATGCGCCCTATTTCCTTACCGTTTATGACATTGTCCGGTTTGCGCGTGAACAAAAGATACTTTGTCAGGGCAGGGGATCAGCCGCTAACTCCACGATTTGCTATTGTCTTGGCATTACGTCGGTGGATCCTTTGGAAATTGATCTGCTTTTCGAGCGGTTTATATCTTCCGCACGCAATGAGCCACCCGACATTGATGTGGATTTTGAGCATGAGCGCAGGGAAGAAGTGATCCAGTATATCTATAAAAAATATGGACGTGACAGGGCCGGCATTGTGGCTACGGTAACACAAATGCATCAGCGAGGGGCCATCCGTGATGTTGCTAAGGCAATGGGCATGTCGCTGGACGCTATTAATCGCCTGGCCAATTCAATCTGGGAGTTTACAGATGAATGGTTTGAGGGCAAACGTGTTGCTGAACAGGGATTTAACCCTAATGATCCGCATTTGCTCAAAATCCTGGACCTGACCAGGCAGTACGTTGGATTTCCCCGGCAGCTAGGGCAGCATACCGGCGGTTTTGTGATTACGCAAGGCAAACTTTCCGACCTGTGCCCGATCATGAATGCGCGCATGGTGGACAGAACCTGCATTGAATGGAATAAGGATGACATTGATACCCTGGGATTTCTCAAAATCGACGTGCTTGCTTTGGGAATGCTCACCTGCATCCGGAAAGCTTTTGATCTGGCCAAAAAACATTACGACAAAGACTATACGCTGGCCAACATTCCCCAAAAGGACGAAGGTGTTTATGATATGATCTGCAAGGCGGATACGATCGGTGTGTTTCAGATCGAAAGTCGTGCACAGCAGTCCATGTTGCCCCGATTGAAACCAAGATGTTTTTATGACCTTGTTATTGAAGTTGCTATTGTACGTCCTGGCCCTATTCAAGGGGATATGGTGCATCCTTATTTACGCCGTAGAAATAAGGAAGAGGAAGTAATTTATCCTTCCAAAGAATTGGAAGACATTCTGGGTAAGACACTGGGCGTGCCGTTATTTCAGGAACAGGCTATGAAAATCGCGATTGTGGCAGCCGGTTTCACACCTTCGGAAGCGGACGAATTGCGGCGGAGCATGGCTACTTTCAAAGTGAAAGGAATGGTAACCCGGTTCGAGAAAAAGCTTGTGGCCGGTATGACGGCACGTGGTTACACCGAAGAATTTGCATTGCGCGTTTTCAGGCAGTTAGAGGGATTCGGGAGCTATGGTTTTCCCGAAAGCCATGCTGCAAGTTTTGCATTGCTGGTGTATGTTTCCTGTTATCTGAAATGTTATTATCCCGATGTGTTCGCCGCTGCATTATTAAACAGTATGCCGATGGGTTTTTATCAGCCGGCCCAGATTATCATTGATGCGAGGAAGCATGATGTGGAAGTAAGGCCTGTGGATATCAATTACTCCGATTGGGACAATTTATTGGAAGAGAAAATCGGGGTATACTGCCCGATCAGGCTGGGTTTCAGGCAGATTAAGGGAATGCGGGAGGAAGATATTGCTGCGTTGCTAACGGCAAGGCAACGGCCATTTACAAACATTCATGCCCTGCGTCATGCTGGTGTTTCGCAAGCTGCCCTGGAAAAACTGGCCGATGCCGATGCATTCAGGTCCATAGGGCTGGACCGGCGGCAGGCGCTCTGGGAAGTGTCCGCAATGAACGACAGGCCTATCGGATTGTTTGAAGGCCAGCCATCGGAAAGCGCGTCGGAAGCAGCCGTGAATTTGCCTCTCATGAGCGCTTCTGAGCATGTGGTTCAGGATTATGCTTCAACTTCTTTGTCCTTAAAGGCGCACCCGGTCAGTTTTGTGCGGGAAAAATTGGAAATGCTTAATGTTTTTTCAACTAGAAAACTGGATCAGATCGGAAATGCAATGAAGGTGAAAGTCGCAGGATTGGTGTTGGTAAGGCAGCGGCCCGGAACTGCCGGCGGGGTTTGTTTTATTACCATTGAAGACGAAACAGGCTTTGCAAATCTGGTCGTATTTCAAGGTCTTTTTGAAAAATACCGAAAGGAAATCCTGTATGCCAGACTGTTAATGGTTGAAGGGAAGTTGCAGCGGGAAGGAGATGTGACGCATGTAATTGTATCAAAATGCTACGACCTTTCTGTTTTACTCAAAAAACTGACAGCCGTTGAGGATGAAAAACCAAACATTCTGACCCTTTCACGAGCGGATGAAAAGGATGAGTATGCTACAATGGCCGTGAACAAAAGGACACAGGTCCGCAAGGATGTGCAAACAGAGATTTTTCCCAATGGTCGAAATTTCAGATAG
- a CDS encoding Y-family DNA polymerase: MQQRFANIWFRHLITDWVVTERPELANEQFVLAAPERGRMVVKAASPKAIESGIMVGMVAADAQALFPALEVIDDDPGKAAGLLNELAEWCIRYTPIVAVDLPDCLMLDITGCAHLWGGERAYLKDIVIKLRHKGYEVSAAIADTVGSAWAVAHYGQDKRIIPPNGLSGALLPLPPAALRLEATVLERMQKLGLYQIRDFIDMPRSVLRRRFGQQLLDRMDQAFGHAIEIIQSVKPAVPYQERLPCMEPIVTAVGIQIALKRLLEIICRRLVKEGKGLRTAVFTGYRVDGKVVQIDIVTNRGSFNVMHLFKLFELKISTLRPGMGIELFVMEAPVTEDVTEVQKKLWNTQADSGNVNLIELLDRLAGRAGMETIHRYLPDEHYWPERSVKIADSLLETPQTAWRIDRPRPIILLANPQLIDVAVPVPDYPPVLFRFKGTVHYMKRADGPERIEREWWLEQGMHRDYYCVEDQDGARFWIFRLGHYDHDDSKWFIHGFFA; encoded by the coding sequence ATGCAACAGCGCTTTGCCAACATATGGTTCCGACATTTAATCACAGACTGGGTTGTGACTGAACGTCCTGAGCTTGCTAACGAGCAGTTTGTTTTGGCGGCTCCCGAGCGTGGAAGAATGGTCGTAAAAGCGGCCAGTCCAAAAGCGATTGAAAGCGGGATCATGGTAGGAATGGTGGCTGCTGATGCCCAGGCCCTTTTTCCGGCTTTAGAGGTGATAGATGACGACCCTGGTAAGGCAGCCGGGTTGCTGAACGAGCTGGCAGAATGGTGCATACGCTATACGCCCATTGTTGCAGTAGACTTGCCCGACTGTCTGATGCTTGACATCACAGGATGTGCACACCTGTGGGGAGGTGAGCGGGCTTACTTGAAAGACATCGTCATCAAACTCAGGCACAAGGGTTATGAGGTAAGCGCCGCCATAGCGGATACAGTGGGCAGTGCTTGGGCAGTTGCGCATTATGGCCAGGATAAGCGCATTATTCCGCCAAATGGCCTTTCCGGTGCATTGTTGCCTTTGCCACCGGCGGCCTTACGGCTGGAAGCAACAGTTCTGGAACGCATGCAGAAGCTGGGGTTGTATCAGATCCGGGATTTTATTGATATGCCGCGTTCGGTGCTTCGCAGGCGCTTCGGGCAGCAGCTTTTAGATCGGATGGACCAGGCTTTCGGACATGCCATAGAGATTATTCAATCGGTTAAACCGGCGGTGCCTTACCAGGAAAGGTTACCGTGCATGGAGCCGATTGTGACGGCCGTTGGTATTCAGATCGCTTTAAAACGGCTTTTAGAAATCATTTGCCGTCGCTTGGTGAAGGAAGGGAAAGGGTTGCGGACAGCCGTTTTTACAGGTTACCGCGTGGATGGAAAAGTGGTGCAGATCGACATTGTGACCAACCGGGGATCATTTAATGTAATGCACCTTTTCAAGCTTTTTGAACTAAAAATATCCACCCTCAGGCCAGGAATGGGTATTGAGCTATTTGTGATGGAAGCCCCTGTTACAGAAGATGTTACTGAGGTCCAGAAAAAGCTTTGGAATACGCAGGCAGACTCGGGAAATGTAAATCTGATCGAGCTGCTGGACAGGCTTGCAGGCAGGGCAGGCATGGAGACGATCCACCGGTATCTTCCGGATGAACATTACTGGCCGGAAAGATCTGTGAAAATCGCTGATTCCCTGTTAGAAACGCCCCAAACGGCATGGCGAATCGACAGGCCCAGGCCGATCATTTTATTGGCAAACCCGCAACTGATCGATGTGGCTGTGCCTGTGCCGGATTATCCGCCGGTGCTGTTCCGTTTTAAAGGAACGGTCCATTATATGAAACGCGCCGACGGCCCGGAGCGGATTGAAAGGGAATGGTGGCTGGAACAAGGCATGCATAGGGATTACTATTGTGTTGAAGATCAGGATGGTGCGCGATTCTGGATTTTCCGGCTCGGACATTATGATCATGATGATTCCAAATGGTTTATCCACGGTTTTTTTGCTTAA
- a CDS encoding SRPBCC family protein — MKANLFLNFTVDKENKKINVEREFAATVAKVWAAWTEKELLEQWWAPKPWKARTKEMDFREGGHWLYAMVGPEGEEHWARMEYKSLTTQQSYSAVDHFCDESGKPSDFLPGSQWLISFNENNGNTIVDVLITFNELSDLEKHLEMGFKEGFLMAFENLDEVLEQQQ; from the coding sequence ATGAAAGCTAACCTGTTTTTGAATTTCACAGTTGACAAGGAAAATAAAAAAATAAACGTTGAACGGGAATTTGCTGCTACGGTAGCGAAAGTTTGGGCAGCCTGGACCGAAAAAGAACTTCTGGAACAATGGTGGGCGCCAAAACCCTGGAAAGCAAGGACCAAAGAAATGGATTTCCGTGAGGGTGGGCACTGGTTATATGCCATGGTCGGGCCGGAAGGAGAGGAGCATTGGGCGCGCATGGAATACAAATCTCTCACAACACAACAATCCTATTCAGCTGTGGATCATTTCTGTGATGAAAGTGGAAAGCCAAGCGATTTTCTTCCAGGCTCTCAATGGCTCATATCCTTTAATGAAAACAATGGCAATACGATCGTGGATGTTTTAATAACATTCAACGAACTTTCCGATCTGGAAAAACACCTTGAAATGGGTTTCAAAGAGGGCTTCCTGATGGCATTCGAAAACCTCGACGAAGTGTTGGAACAGCAGCAGTAA
- a CDS encoding ArsR/SmtB family transcription factor has product MSIEARRDVFQAIADPTRRQIISLIAHKSMNLNAIAENFEISRPAVSQHIKILTECGMVVVRQEGRERFCEAKLDSLSEVSDWVDQYKQFWNEKLDSLGSYLSRIQANDESGKESNTNQSNNQ; this is encoded by the coding sequence ATGTCCATTGAAGCAAGACGTGACGTTTTTCAAGCCATAGCAGATCCTACCCGGCGGCAGATTATCAGCCTGATCGCACATAAATCCATGAATCTCAATGCCATTGCGGAAAATTTTGAGATCAGCAGACCAGCTGTATCCCAGCACATTAAGATTCTGACAGAGTGCGGAATGGTGGTTGTCAGGCAGGAAGGGCGTGAGCGATTTTGCGAGGCGAAGCTCGATTCGCTAAGTGAAGTATCGGATTGGGTAGATCAGTACAAACAATTCTGGAATGAAAAACTCGATTCTCTGGGAAGCTATTTAAGCCGTATTCAAGCAAATGACGAGTCAGGCAAAGAATCAAATACGAATCAATCAAACAATCAATAA
- a CDS encoding SRPBCC family protein yields MDQQTEKKDGLKIVREFKAPKTLVFDAFASPEAFGEWWGPAGSNLSVERFDFRTGGSTHYKMEGNGHVMWGLFQYKNIQRADLLEFINSFADAEGNIITSPFPMDFPLEIFNKITLEENDGITTLTIQGHPINATPAQEETYFSIMDNMHQGFNGTFDQLDAYLAKVQG; encoded by the coding sequence ATGGACCAGCAAACAGAAAAAAAAGACGGATTAAAAATTGTCAGGGAATTTAAAGCACCCAAAACGCTTGTATTCGACGCATTTGCATCGCCCGAAGCATTTGGCGAATGGTGGGGCCCCGCCGGCAGCAATCTATCCGTGGAGCGTTTTGACTTCCGGACAGGTGGGAGTACGCATTACAAAATGGAAGGGAACGGCCACGTCATGTGGGGGTTATTTCAGTATAAAAACATTCAGCGTGCCGATCTGCTGGAATTCATCAACTCATTTGCCGATGCCGAAGGAAACATCATCACTTCACCATTTCCGATGGATTTCCCTTTGGAAATTTTCAACAAGATTACATTGGAAGAAAATGACGGCATAACAACCTTAACCATCCAGGGCCACCCCATCAACGCAACACCCGCCCAGGAAGAAACTTACTTTTCAATCATGGACAACATGCACCAAGGATTCAACGGAACATTCGACCAGTTGGATGCATATTTGGCGAAGGTGCAAGGTTAA
- a CDS encoding DUF6934 family protein, translated as MNIESYTTELVGEREFKFFSEGKNGRFEMRIRFDYLDDDLYNLAFGVWDEDAQKLDDCIEVRNGDMNKILGTVASKALDFLENNPESSVFATGRTLPGKLAVRNRKYQMGINMYYAELIDRYHIYGFKAAINITGNNLRSLTEWVGDWEPFRKNANYDAFLINFK; from the coding sequence ATGAATATTGAAAGTTACACGACCGAGCTAGTCGGTGAAAGGGAGTTTAAGTTTTTCAGTGAAGGCAAGAACGGTCGTTTTGAAATGAGGATCCGTTTTGACTATCTAGATGATGACTTATATAATCTTGCTTTTGGGGTGTGGGATGAGGATGCTCAAAAGTTGGATGATTGTATCGAGGTTCGGAACGGTGATATGAACAAGATTCTGGGCACGGTAGCGAGTAAAGCACTGGATTTTTTGGAAAATAACCCAGAATCAAGCGTGTTTGCTACCGGAAGAACTCTTCCTGGTAAACTGGCCGTAAGGAACCGTAAATATCAAATGGGAATCAATATGTATTATGCTGAGCTGATAGACCGCTACCATATTTATGGTTTCAAGGCCGCTATTAACATTACCGGAAACAACCTTCGTTCACTAACTGAATGGGTAGGAGACTGGGAACCGTTCAGGAAAAATGCCAATTATGATGCATTCTTGATTAATTTCAAATGA